From a single Arachis hypogaea cultivar Tifrunner chromosome 3, arahy.Tifrunner.gnm2.J5K5, whole genome shotgun sequence genomic region:
- the LOC112773857 gene encoding protein PELOTA 1-like, with translation MISEAKRMKMRNVEENIGRIVVTAGGGCNGDLKDLLGESTAMNLMKDSTVGLQIRALRKVWDMVSSDSDRACYGLKIVESAQEMGAIETLLISDELYQSDEVATRKRYGCLVKAVKDSGGDALVYSSMHVLAEQLQQLTSIATILRFPLPVLDDDAY, from the coding sequence ATGATATCGGAggcaaagaggatgaagatgagaAATGTAGAAGAGAACATAGGAAGGATCGTGGTGACTGCTGGTGGTGGTTGCAATGGCGATTTGAAGGATCTTTTGGGAGAAAGCACGGCGATGAATCTTATGAAGGACAGCACGGTAGGGTTGCAGATTAGGGCACTGAGGAAGGTTTGGGACATGGTTTCGAGTGACTCGGATCGCGCTTGCTACGGACTGAAGATCGTGGAGAGTGCTCAGGAGATGGGAGCCATTGAAACGCTTCTAATTAGTGATGAGCTATATCAGAGCGATGAGGTTGCCACAAGGAAGAGGTACGGTTGTTTGGTGAAGGCGGTTAAGGATAGTGGTGGGGATGCTTTGGTGTACTCTTCCATGCATGTTCTGGCAGAGCAGTTGCAGCAACTCACCAGTATTGCCACCATTCTCAGGTTTCCATTGCCTGTTCTTGATGATGATGCTTATTAG